From the genome of Primulina eburnea isolate SZY01 chromosome 12, ASM2296580v1, whole genome shotgun sequence, one region includes:
- the LOC140808476 gene encoding uncharacterized protein yields MKIYLDGCVVGMMAWVYEKVPSLGVVSGSPRTYPRLFKWCESKIPLKVEEAEALLKRITCTKVFDIILFGEELELFDQREENIKMSSKIKDAETMYKIKSLEKLVEDQFNEIHMLKQMCCRYDGMVTKNVVGGRVDCEVNVGKKKDDKNVSFEDFDIDLGGFNGFHDVDVVQNVIKGYGVGLTEVDVEVNKVHTDESSREIIDESNDVNCVSVSQNDTVSNVISSIVKNVLTRTNRVKKRKPDMFVTPPSSTPRRKTKAIVECKEYTVLRDEGDTNTEDEKILADKDELKLKNFRGREDLCGCEEVSEKERNVMMNYLTRERLRMDKKVNHIFCQQQGADLNCGIYTCFWVECYARDDDEAWNYEKVCTINSFRERIAATILSDDNGLFGKEK; encoded by the exons ATGAAAATATACTTGGATGGTTGTGTTGTCGGGATGATG GCTTGGGTGTACGAAAAAGTTCCTTCCTTAGGAGTAGTATCCGGATCCCCACGTACATATCCCCGTTTGTTCAAGTGGTGTGAAAGCAAGATTCCGTTAAAAGTTGAAGAAGCGGAGGCTTTGCTCAAAAGAATCACTTGTACGAAG gTGTTTGACATCATTCTATTTGGTGAGGAATTGGAACTATTTGATCAGAGGGAGGAAAATATAAAG ATGTCATCTAAAATAAAAGATGCAGAAACAATGTACAAAATTAAGAGTTTAGAAAAACTTGTTGAAGACCAATTCAACGAGATTCATATGCTTAAACAAATGTGTTGTCGATATGATGGAATGGTGACAAAGAATGTTGTTGGTGGTCGGGTAGATTGTGAGGTGAAtgttggaaaaaaaaaagacgaTAAGAATGTTTCGTTTGAAGATTTTGACATCGATTTAGGTGGATTCAATGGATTCCATGATGTTGATGTCGTTCAAAATGTGATTAAAGGCTACGGTGTTGGTTTAACTGAGGTGGATGTGGAAGTAAATAAGGTTCACACAGATGAGTCTTCGAGAGAGATAATAGATGAAAGTAATGATGTTAATTGtgtatctgtctcacaaaatgacACAGTTAGTAATGTTATATCTTCAATTGTGAAGAATGTACTTACAAGAACTAATCGTGTGAAAAAGAGAAAGCCAGACATGTTTGTCACTCCTCCAAGTTCCACCCCAAGACGCAAAACAAAGGCCATTGTAGAATGCAAAGAGTACACTGTACTTAGAGATGAG GGGGACACAAACACAGAAGACGAGAAGATATTAGCTGATAAAGACGAGCTAAAACTTAAAAATTTCAGGGGTAGAGAAGATTTGTGTGGTTGTGAAGAAGTATCCGAGAAAGAGCGCAATGTAATGATGAATTATCTTACGAGGGAAAGATTAAG AATGGATAAAAAGGTGAACCACATTTTCTGCCAACAACAAGGTGCTGATTTGAACTGTGGTATTTACACATGTTTTTGGGTGGAGTGTTATGCTCGTGATGACGATGAAGCTTGGAACTATGAAAAGGTATGTACAATCAACAGTTTCAGAGAACGTATTGCTGCAACCATTCTATCTGACGATAATGGATTGTTCGGTAAAGAAAAATGA
- the LOC140807341 gene encoding uncharacterized protein: MESNNSQSTNNRDGPLLLRSEPKSASTTSSEFVLQWGNRKRLRCMKIQTNKESSSGSGRPMTRVNRRVIKSDPNKDPNWLQQINAEKVHVNANLRQRPQSPSPSHRILRNSESWIGMRGHSNGVKGLASPDRGADKIKASGNPNTHHKKNSNINGSHQNDHHQQQGGGGSGGSGSSETTHEGKKGGPLSGNEAVPVVWPPKFVIALTNKEKEEDFMAIKGSKLPQRPKKRAKLIQRTVNLVCPGSWLCDLTLERYEVREKKVCKKRPRGLKAMGNMESDSE; this comes from the exons ATGGAGAGCAACAATAGCCAATCGACCAATAATAGAGATGGGCCACTATTACTGAGATCCGAGCCCAAGTCAGCCTCTACGACGTCGTCTGAGTTCGTGCTGCAGTGGGGCAATAGGAAAAGGCTGCGCTGCATGAAGATCCAAACCAACAAGGAATCAAGCTCCGGATCCGGTCGACCCATGACCCGGGTCAATCGTCGGGTAATAAAATCAGACCCAAACAAGGATCCGAATTGGCTTCAGCAGATAAATGCAGAAAAGGTTCACGTGAATGCGAATCTCCGTCAACGTCCGCAATCACCGTCACCTTCACATCGAATTTTGAG GAATTCAGAGAGTTGGATTGGTATGAGGGGACATAGCAATGGTGTGAAGGGATTGGCTTCACCGGATAGAGGTGCTGATAAGATCAAAGCTAGTGGCAATCCCAACACTCACCATAAAAAGAACAGCAATATTAATGGTAGTCATCAAAATGACCACCACCAGCAGCAGGGCGGTGGCGGAAGTGGTGGTTCTGGGTCATCGGAGACAACCCATGAAGGGAAGAAAGGTGGGCCTTTGTCAGGTAACGAGGCTGTCCCCGTAGTGTGGCCGCCTAAGTTTGTGATCGCGTTGACAAATAAGGAGAAAGAAGAGGATTTCATGGCAATTAAAGGCTCCAAACTTCCTCAAAGGCCAAAGAAACGAGCCAAGTTAATTCAGCGCACAGTCAAT TTGGTATGCCCGGGTTCATGGCTATGCGATCTAACTCTTGAGCGATACGAGGTTCGAGAGAAGAAAGTTTGTAAAAAG AGACCAAGAGGCTTGAAGGCTATGGGCAACATGGAATCAGACTCGGAGTAA